A section of the Papio anubis isolate 15944 chromosome 4, Panubis1.0, whole genome shotgun sequence genome encodes:
- the CLDN14 gene encoding claudin-14, translating to MASTAVQLLGFLLSFLGMVGTLITTILPHWRRTAHVGTNILTAVSYLKGLWMECVWHSTGIYQCQIYRSLLALPQDLQAARALMVISCLLSGIACACAVIGMKCTRCAKGTPAKTTFAILGGSLFILAGLLCMVAVSWTTNDVVQNFYNPLLPSGMKFEIGQALYLGFISSSLSLIGGTLLCLSCQDEAPYRPYQAPPRATTATATTAPAYQPPAAYKDNRAPSVTSATHSGYRLNDYV from the coding sequence ATGGCCAGCACGGCCGTGCAGCTCCTGGGCTTCCTGCTCAGCTTCTTGGGCATGGTGGGCACGTTGATCACCACCATCCTGCCTCACTGGCGAAGGACGGCGCATGTGGGCACCAATATCCTCACGGCCGTGTCCTACCTGAAGGGGCTCTGGATGGAGTGCGTGTGGCACAGCACAGGCATCTACCAGTGCCAGATCTACCGGTCCCTGCTGGCGCTGCCCCAAGACCTCCAGGCTGCCCGTGCCCTCATGGTCATCTCCTGCCTGCTCTCGGGCATAGCCTGCGCCTGCGCGGTCATCGGGATGAAGTGCACGCGCTGCGCCAAGGGCACACCTGCCAAGACCACCTTCGCCATCCTCGGCGGCTCCCTCTTCATCCTGGCCGGCCTCCTGTGCATGGTGGCTGTCTCCTGGACCACCAATGACGTGGTGCAGAATTTCTACAACCCGCTGCTGCCCAGCGGCATGAAGTTCGAGATTGGCCAGGCCCTGTACCTGGGCTTCATCTCCTCGTCCCTCTCGCTCATTGGTGGCACCCTGCTTTGCCTGTCCTGCCAGGACGAGGCACCCTACAGGCCCTACCAGGCCCCGCCCAGGGCCACCACGGCCACCGCCACCACCGCACCTGCCTACCAGCCACCAGCTGCCTACAAAGACAACCGGGCCCCCTCAGTGACCTCGGCCACGCACAGCGGGTACAGGCTGAACGACTACGTGTGA